The Garra rufa chromosome 18, GarRuf1.0, whole genome shotgun sequence genome window below encodes:
- the eno1a gene encoding enolase 1a, (alpha) isoform X1 — protein sequence MSILKIHAREIFDSRGNPTVEVDLYTKKGLFRAAVPSGASTGIYEALELRDNDKTRYLGKGVSKAVEHINKTIAPALVSQNVSVLEQEKVDKLMLDMDGTENKSKFGANAILGVSLAVCKAGAAEKGVPLYRHIADLAGNPEVILPVPAFNVINGGSHAGNKLAMQEFMILPVGASNFKEAMRIGAEVYHNLKNVIKEKYGKDATNVGDEGGFAPNILENKEALELLKNAISKAGYTDKIVIGMDVAASEFYKGGKYDLDFKSPDDPSRYISPDQLADLYKSFVKDYPVVSIEDPFDQDDWEAWTNFTASTSIQVVGDDLTVTNPKRIAKAVSDKACNCLLLKVNQIGSVTESLQACKMAQSNGWGVMVSHRSGETEDTFIADLVVGLCTGQIKTGAPCRSERLAKYNQLLRIEEELGDKARFAGKNFRRPI from the exons ATGTCCATCCTGAAGATCCACGCTCGTGAAATCTTTGACTCCCGTGGAAACCCCACTGTGGAGGTTGATCTGTACACCAAAAAAG GTCTCTTCAGAGCTGCAGTGCCCAGTGGCGCTTCAACTGGCATCTATGAAGCCCTTGAACTCCGTGACAATGACAAGACACGTTATCTGGGCAAAG GTGTCTCAAAAGCTGTTGAGCATATCAATAAAACAATTGCACCTGCTCTGGTTAGCCAG AACGTGTCAGTCTTGGAGCAGGAGAAGGTCGATAAGCTGATGCTTGATATGGATGGCACCGAAAACAAGT CAAAGTTTGGTGCTAACGCCATCCTGGGCGTTTCCCTGGCTGTGTGCAAGGCTGGTGCTGCAGAGAAGGGCGTCCCCCTTTACCGCCACATCGCAGACCTCGCCGGCAACCCAGAAGTCATTCTTCCTGTCCCT GCCTTCAACGTTATCAACGGCGGCTCCCACGCCGGCAACAAGCTGGCCATGCAGGAGTTCATGATCCTGCCTGTCGGTGCTAGCAACTTCAAAGAGGCCATGCGTATTGGTGCTGAAGTTTATCACAACCTGAAGAATGTCATTAAAGAGAAGTATGGCAAAGATGCCACCAATGTGGGTGATGAAGGTGGCTTCGCTCCCAACATCCTTGAGAACAAAGAAG CTCTGGAGCTGCTGAAGAATGCCATTAGCAAAGCCGGCTACACCGACAAGATTGTGATCGGCATGGATGTTGCCGCCTCTGAGTTCTACAAGGGTGGCAAGTACGACCTGGACTTCAAATCACCTGATGACCCCAGCCGTTATATCAGCCCTGACCAGCTGGCTGACCTCTACAAGAGCTTTGTCAAGGATTATCCTG TGGTCTCCATTGAGGATCCATTTGACCAGGATGACTGGGAGGCTTGGACCAACTTCACTGCCAGCACTAGCATCCAGGTGGTGGGTGATGATCTCACCGTGACCAACCCAAAGCGTATCGCTAAGGCCGTGTCTGACAAGGCCTGCAACTGCCTGCTGCTCAAAGTCAACCAGATCGGATCCGTCACCGAGTCCCTTCAGGC CTGTAAGATGGCCCAGTCTAATGGATGGGGTGTGATGGTCAGCCACCGTTCTGGAGAGACAGAGGACACTTTCATCGCTGACCTTGTGGTCGGACTCTGCACTGGCCAG atcaaGACTGGTGCTCCCTGCCGGTCTGAGCGTCTGGCCAAGTACAATCAGCTGCTGAG GATTGAGGAGGAGCTTGGTGACAAGGCTCGTTTCGCCGGCAAGAACTTCAGGAGGCCCATCTGA
- the eno1a gene encoding enolase 1a, (alpha) isoform X2 — MSILKIHAREIFDSRGNPTVEVDLYTKKGLFRAAVPSGASTGIYEALELRDNDKTRYLGKGVKRAVKYVNEFLAPALCNQNVSVLEQEKVDKLMLDMDGTENKSKFGANAILGVSLAVCKAGAAEKGVPLYRHIADLAGNPEVILPVPAFNVINGGSHAGNKLAMQEFMILPVGASNFKEAMRIGAEVYHNLKNVIKEKYGKDATNVGDEGGFAPNILENKEALELLKNAISKAGYTDKIVIGMDVAASEFYKGGKYDLDFKSPDDPSRYISPDQLADLYKSFVKDYPVVSIEDPFDQDDWEAWTNFTASTSIQVVGDDLTVTNPKRIAKAVSDKACNCLLLKVNQIGSVTESLQACKMAQSNGWGVMVSHRSGETEDTFIADLVVGLCTGQIKTGAPCRSERLAKYNQLLRIEEELGDKARFAGKNFRRPI; from the exons ATGTCCATCCTGAAGATCCACGCTCGTGAAATCTTTGACTCCCGTGGAAACCCCACTGTGGAGGTTGATCTGTACACCAAAAAAG GTCTCTTCAGAGCTGCAGTGCCCAGTGGCGCTTCAACTGGCATCTATGAAGCCCTTGAACTCCGTGACAATGACAAGACACGTTATCTGGGCAAAG GGGTGAAAAGAGCtgttaaatatgtaaatgagTTCTTGGCCCCTGCTTTGTGTAATCAG AACGTGTCAGTCTTGGAGCAGGAGAAGGTCGATAAGCTGATGCTTGATATGGATGGCACCGAAAACAAGT CAAAGTTTGGTGCTAACGCCATCCTGGGCGTTTCCCTGGCTGTGTGCAAGGCTGGTGCTGCAGAGAAGGGCGTCCCCCTTTACCGCCACATCGCAGACCTCGCCGGCAACCCAGAAGTCATTCTTCCTGTCCCT GCCTTCAACGTTATCAACGGCGGCTCCCACGCCGGCAACAAGCTGGCCATGCAGGAGTTCATGATCCTGCCTGTCGGTGCTAGCAACTTCAAAGAGGCCATGCGTATTGGTGCTGAAGTTTATCACAACCTGAAGAATGTCATTAAAGAGAAGTATGGCAAAGATGCCACCAATGTGGGTGATGAAGGTGGCTTCGCTCCCAACATCCTTGAGAACAAAGAAG CTCTGGAGCTGCTGAAGAATGCCATTAGCAAAGCCGGCTACACCGACAAGATTGTGATCGGCATGGATGTTGCCGCCTCTGAGTTCTACAAGGGTGGCAAGTACGACCTGGACTTCAAATCACCTGATGACCCCAGCCGTTATATCAGCCCTGACCAGCTGGCTGACCTCTACAAGAGCTTTGTCAAGGATTATCCTG TGGTCTCCATTGAGGATCCATTTGACCAGGATGACTGGGAGGCTTGGACCAACTTCACTGCCAGCACTAGCATCCAGGTGGTGGGTGATGATCTCACCGTGACCAACCCAAAGCGTATCGCTAAGGCCGTGTCTGACAAGGCCTGCAACTGCCTGCTGCTCAAAGTCAACCAGATCGGATCCGTCACCGAGTCCCTTCAGGC CTGTAAGATGGCCCAGTCTAATGGATGGGGTGTGATGGTCAGCCACCGTTCTGGAGAGACAGAGGACACTTTCATCGCTGACCTTGTGGTCGGACTCTGCACTGGCCAG atcaaGACTGGTGCTCCCTGCCGGTCTGAGCGTCTGGCCAAGTACAATCAGCTGCTGAG GATTGAGGAGGAGCTTGGTGACAAGGCTCGTTTCGCCGGCAAGAACTTCAGGAGGCCCATCTGA